One Phycisphaerae bacterium RAS2 DNA window includes the following coding sequences:
- a CDS encoding malonic semialdehyde reductase, giving the protein MPPKLIPYSLPPRDEAWQLQRGRELFAELNMRRSCRDFSPRPVPREVLELALAVGHSAPSGANRKPWRFVAIDDAAMKREIRIAAEAEERESYDHRMPQEWLDALEPIGTTWEKPFLEVAPWLVVLFRVDWDETGGRRLKNYYPIESTGLAAGFFLTACHALGLATLTHTPSPMNFLRDICRRPESEKPYLLIPVGYPAEGCQVPDLVKKPLADAVQWNR; this is encoded by the coding sequence GTGCCGCCGAAACTGATCCCGTATTCCCTGCCGCCGCGCGACGAGGCGTGGCAGTTGCAACGCGGCCGCGAACTGTTCGCGGAACTGAACATGCGGCGAAGCTGCCGCGATTTTTCACCGCGGCCGGTGCCGCGCGAGGTGCTGGAGCTGGCGCTGGCGGTGGGGCACAGCGCGCCGTCCGGGGCCAATCGCAAGCCGTGGCGGTTTGTGGCGATCGACGATGCCGCGATGAAGCGCGAGATTCGCATTGCGGCGGAGGCCGAGGAGCGCGAGAGCTACGACCATCGCATGCCTCAGGAATGGCTCGATGCGCTGGAGCCAATCGGGACGACGTGGGAGAAGCCGTTTCTGGAAGTGGCCCCGTGGCTGGTGGTGCTGTTTCGCGTCGATTGGGATGAGACCGGCGGCCGGCGGCTGAAGAATTATTACCCGATTGAGAGCACGGGCCTTGCGGCGGGGTTTTTCCTGACGGCCTGCCACGCGCTGGGGCTGGCGACGCTGACGCACACGCCCAGCCCGATGAACTTTCTGCGCGACATTTGTCGCCGACCGGAGAGCGAGAAGCCGTACCTGCTCATCCCCGTGGGCTACCCGGCGGAGGGTTGCCAGGTGCCGGACCTGGTGAAGAAGCCGCTGGCGGATGCGGTGCAGTGGAATCGGTGA
- the yxlF_2 gene encoding putative ABC transporter ATP-binding protein YxlF: MIRVQNLTKQYGQRRAVNGISFSIEEGEIVGFLGPNGAGKTTTMRILTCFMPATSGSASIGGHDVFTESLAVRRIVGYLPESTPLDMNMRVREYLTFRGKIRGLDRGARAGAIHRVVETCWLGDFIDRPIHQLSKGMKQRVGLADALLHDPKVLILDEPTIGLDPTQIRETRNLIQHLAKRHTVLLSSHILPEVEATCQRTIIIAGGRIVASGSPAELKDRIRGGSRLIAEVSGPEKEIETALGAVDGVSRVSRESDNGWHRVTIESRGHGDPREEIFKVVKQKGWGLRELRLEVGSLEEFFVQIVAQQAQEQKAARREVQA; the protein is encoded by the coding sequence ATGATTCGCGTACAGAACCTCACCAAACAGTACGGACAGCGCCGGGCCGTGAACGGCATTTCGTTCTCCATCGAGGAGGGCGAGATCGTTGGTTTCCTCGGCCCCAACGGCGCGGGCAAAACCACGACGATGCGCATCCTGACGTGCTTCATGCCGGCGACCAGCGGCAGCGCATCGATCGGCGGGCACGATGTCTTCACCGAGTCGCTCGCCGTGCGGCGCATCGTCGGCTACCTGCCCGAGAGCACGCCGCTGGACATGAACATGCGTGTGCGGGAGTACCTGACCTTTCGCGGAAAGATTCGCGGGCTGGATCGCGGCGCGCGGGCCGGCGCGATTCATCGAGTGGTCGAGACCTGCTGGCTGGGCGATTTCATCGACCGGCCGATTCATCAGTTGAGCAAGGGCATGAAGCAGCGTGTGGGCCTCGCCGATGCGCTGCTGCACGATCCGAAGGTGCTTATCCTCGACGAACCGACGATCGGCCTGGACCCGACGCAGATCCGCGAGACGCGCAATCTGATTCAACACCTCGCCAAGCGGCACACGGTGCTGCTCTCCAGTCACATCCTGCCCGAGGTGGAGGCGACCTGTCAGCGGACGATCATCATTGCCGGCGGGCGGATCGTGGCCAGCGGCTCGCCGGCGGAGTTGAAGGATCGCATCCGCGGCGGATCGCGCCTGATCGCCGAGGTCTCCGGTCCGGAGAAGGAAATCGAAACAGCGCTCGGAGCCGTCGACGGCGTCAGTCGTGTCTCGCGCGAGTCGGACAACGGCTGGCATCGCGTGACGATTGAATCGCGCGGCCATGGTGACCCGCGCGAGGAGATTTTCAAAGTGGTGAAGCAAAAGGGTTGGGGCCTGCGCGAGCTGCGGCTCGAAGTCGGCAGTCTTGAGGAGTTCTTCGTGCAGATCGTCGCGCAGCAGGCCCAGGAGCAGAAGGCCGCGCGACGGGAGGTGCAGGCGTAA
- the kynA gene encoding Tryptophan 2,3-dioxygenase encodes MSLTYTRYLELEKLLTLQQPRSSPPEHDEMLFIVVHQVYELWFKQLLHELDKIKRDFSCNDLYGAIHTFKRARTVMKTLVGQLDILETMTPMSFSSFRDRLETASGFQSAQFRELEFALGYKRSDMDFAALYGKDTAGHAAVVRRLGERSVIDHFYEFLEQRGAAIPPELKSRDVTQSNAPDERIQAALLDLYRRAKDVAILFELMTDFDEGLQEWRYRHVKLVERTIGNKKGTGGSLGVEFLKRSLFQPVFHDLWAIRHQL; translated from the coding sequence ATGTCGCTGACCTATACGCGGTATCTCGAACTCGAAAAACTGTTGACCCTTCAGCAGCCGCGATCCAGCCCGCCGGAACACGACGAGATGCTGTTCATCGTCGTGCATCAGGTCTATGAGCTTTGGTTCAAGCAACTCCTGCACGAGCTGGACAAGATCAAGCGCGATTTCTCATGCAACGATTTGTACGGCGCGATCCACACTTTCAAGCGCGCCCGCACGGTGATGAAGACCCTCGTCGGCCAGCTCGACATCCTCGAAACCATGACGCCGATGTCGTTCAGCAGTTTTCGCGACCGGCTCGAAACGGCGTCGGGCTTTCAGTCAGCGCAATTCCGTGAGCTGGAATTCGCCCTCGGCTACAAGCGCAGCGACATGGACTTCGCCGCGCTCTATGGCAAGGACACCGCCGGTCATGCGGCCGTCGTTCGACGGCTCGGCGAGCGGAGCGTGATCGATCATTTTTATGAGTTTCTTGAGCAGCGCGGCGCGGCGATACCGCCGGAGTTGAAGTCGCGCGACGTGACTCAAAGCAACGCGCCGGATGAGCGAATCCAGGCCGCCCTGCTCGACTTGTATCGCCGGGCGAAGGACGTCGCCATCCTATTCGAGCTGATGACCGACTTTGACGAGGGCCTGCAGGAGTGGCGGTATCGCCACGTCAAACTCGTCGAGCGCACCATCGGCAACAAGAAGGGCACGGGCGGCAGCCTCGGCGTCGAGTTTCTCAAGCGGTCGCTGTTTCAACCCGTGTTCCACGATCTGTGGG
- the kmo gene encoding Kynurenine 3-monooxygenase yields the protein MESVSIAQRRPAPLQSDRMADGEKPPLTLIGSGLAGALLAAHLGKAGYELDLYERRPDPHAGNLVGGRSINLALSTRGIDALERVGLAEEVLRSAIPMRGRMIHTLSGETFLQPYDKDPSRCINSIGRGALNTIALDAARKHAGVRVHFNHRCVDVDLDAPRARIVNTETNAEIESTGRIVIGVDGAFSAVRGAMQKLNRFDYSQSYLRHGYKELTIPPVAGGGFAMEKHALHIWPRRSFMMIALPNPDGSFTCTLFWPFEGPSSFAAIRTDDDVRRFFDSQFPDAVPMMPTLLKDFRDNPTGSMVTVRCAPWHHRDKVALVGDACHAVVPFYGQGMNAAFEDCVALTECMERFAPDYGRAFAEYEARRRPNTDALADLAIENFVEMRDKTASRSFHTKKKVERTLHRLLPGWYTPLYTMISFTRIPYSKARRKAQAQDRIVAVGSWFLYSALVACLLTFAPPFLVCMLLALGLLGLLWFLARNPFDPAE from the coding sequence GTGGAATCGGTGAGCATTGCGCAGCGGCGGCCGGCCCCGTTACAATCCGACCGCATGGCAGACGGAGAGAAACCCCCACTCACGCTCATCGGCAGCGGCCTGGCCGGCGCGCTGCTCGCCGCGCACCTCGGCAAGGCCGGATACGAACTCGATCTTTACGAACGGCGGCCCGATCCGCACGCGGGGAATCTCGTCGGCGGTCGGTCGATCAACCTCGCCCTCTCAACGCGCGGCATCGATGCGCTCGAGCGCGTCGGCCTTGCGGAGGAAGTGCTGCGCAGCGCCATCCCGATGCGCGGACGGATGATCCACACCTTGAGCGGTGAGACGTTTCTTCAGCCCTATGACAAAGACCCGTCGCGGTGCATCAATTCAATCGGTCGCGGGGCGCTGAACACCATCGCGCTGGACGCCGCACGAAAGCACGCCGGCGTGCGCGTGCATTTTAACCACCGGTGCGTCGATGTGGACCTCGACGCACCGCGGGCGCGCATCGTCAACACCGAAACAAACGCGGAGATTGAGTCAACCGGCCGGATCGTCATCGGCGTCGACGGCGCCTTCTCCGCCGTGCGCGGCGCGATGCAGAAGTTGAATCGCTTTGATTACTCGCAGAGCTACCTGCGGCACGGCTACAAGGAGTTGACCATCCCCCCCGTCGCCGGCGGCGGCTTCGCGATGGAGAAACACGCCCTGCACATCTGGCCGCGGCGCAGCTTCATGATGATCGCGCTGCCGAATCCGGACGGGTCGTTCACGTGTACGTTGTTCTGGCCGTTTGAGGGGCCGTCGAGCTTCGCGGCGATTCGCACCGACGATGACGTACGGCGATTTTTTGATTCGCAATTTCCCGATGCCGTGCCGATGATGCCGACGCTGCTCAAGGATTTTCGCGACAATCCCACCGGCTCGATGGTCACGGTGCGGTGCGCGCCGTGGCATCACCGCGACAAGGTGGCGCTGGTCGGCGATGCCTGCCATGCGGTCGTGCCGTTCTACGGACAGGGGATGAACGCGGCATTTGAGGACTGCGTCGCCCTGACCGAGTGCATGGAGCGCTTCGCCCCGGATTACGGCCGCGCGTTCGCCGAATACGAGGCGCGGCGCAGGCCGAACACGGACGCGCTGGCGGACCTGGCGATTGAGAACTTCGTCGAGATGCGAGACAAGACGGCGTCGCGGAGTTTTCACACGAAGAAAAAGGTGGAGCGCACGCTGCACCGGCTGTTGCCGGGCTGGTACACGCCGCTCTACACGATGATCAGTTTCACTCGCATCCCGTATTCCAAGGCGCGGCGCAAGGCGCAGGCACAGGACCGGATTGTCGCGGTCGGCTCATGGTTTTTGTATTCGGCGCTCGTTGCCTGCCTTCTTACCTTTGCACCGCCATTCCTCGTATGCATGTTGCTCGCGTTGGGTTTGCTGGGGTTACTCTGGTTTCTTGCCCGCAATCCGTTCGATCCGGCAGAGTAA